Proteins found in one Pararge aegeria chromosome 12, ilParAegt1.1, whole genome shotgun sequence genomic segment:
- the LOC120628451 gene encoding uncharacterized protein LOC120628451, with protein MIIIYIDIILLSILLLLILLTCGYSVYRVHRLQQNGQVAILLRPTKVLFSHKKEGETNDQLRTVVAYQNPFTGDYCVHKSREPKGYVNSIEPDSPDSGVSDDQYEPLNLVPPCLPSRDTQGLPMQTPTQYRETFKPSSTSMTPVYDNTLNKTWKWNYTEYQI; from the exons ATGatcattatatatattgatatcatATTGTTGTCTATTTTG cTTCTATTAATTTTGTTGACATGCGGTTATTCTGTGTACCGTGTGCATAGACTACAACAGAATGGACAg GTTGCTATACTGCTAAGACCTACAAAAGTGCTGTTTTCTCATAAAAAGGAGGGAGAAACCAATGACCAACTGAG AACTGTAGTGGCGTACCAGAACCCGTTTACTGGGGACTATTGCGTGCACAAGAGCCGGGAGCCGAAAGGTTACGTCAATTCAATTGAACCAGACTCTCCTGACAGCGGAGTTTCTGATGATCAATATGAACCCCTGAATCTGGTGCCACCGTGTCTACCTTCGAGGGATACGCAAGGACTACCTATGCAAACACCTACACAG tatCGGGAGACATTCAAGCCTTCATCTACGAGTATGACGCCGGTATATGATAACACTCTAAATAAAACATGGAAATGGAATTACACTGagtaccaaatttaa
- the LOC120627935 gene encoding LOW QUALITY PROTEIN: uncharacterized protein LOC120627935 (The sequence of the model RefSeq protein was modified relative to this genomic sequence to represent the inferred CDS: inserted 1 base in 1 codon) — protein MGKKIEILKNKSSLKGSSYYVKEDFPPKIVELRKNLQAQVDKLREEGKYAIIKYDKIVILEKRYHTNKDQRKRTFSPSPRATQKHINSTQSTKKTKHTMNSYFAPKNQPASPPLTLPIRPVPEGGTDQNPPENDILSDSTSNLFYIATYNVRTLSSNNRLLELLDSLKNTKYDIIGLSEVRRLGSSIHEFEDFILYYIGETPGLYGVGFIIKKYLKPCIECFIGLSERVALVNLNLQNFRISIIQVYAPTETSNDEVVEQFYCTIDKALKLSGKNIIVMGDFNAKVGQPKPEENMIMKNYGFGVRNSRGERLVDFAYENKLAIMNTFFRKNSKQRWTWRSPSGSTRNELDYILTNLHKNVTNMNVINLAFPSDHRFVRATISLQKIRSRIKYANNLKSALESEEEILSYREIFKTTIEYLIHPHKNDSVEEYYRKITGVIENCLKQAKRPSARKRNCSVISDSTRKLIHRKHELLAIKPKTRSMKNELRALFKLISRHIRNDYKKHRLHVIQKHLNTTGSLKKAFKKLNDHKTWIEGLHRQATIFRKRSEILNAATSFYKDLYSEHARPRKLELEDLHYDKETTPVDESEILNVIKKLKLEKSPGPDNITNEALKAASDYLATPLSQLFNMVINSGVTPKQWSQSNIILLYKKGDPKNMSNYRPISLLPSLYKVFASILEKRISISLEKYQPIEQAGFRKGFSTVDHIHSVEMIVEKYQEFRKPLYMVFIDYKKAFDTVCHSSIWEALQSQGVERRYINVLKHLYKDCTSRVKLERTGPPIPIKRGARKGDPCSPRIFIAVLEMVFRKLNWQKLGLNINGKYLSHLRFADDIVLFSENSKELNLMLQSLQLASRDVGLELNLSKTKIMTNSFESSIYLGSEPIQYVDSYIYLGKQISFKSQSNDLEVDRRIKGGWNKYWSLKEVLKSCMPIKVKSKVLDTCLLPSIAYACQTWKYTYRVKNKIKFCQRSMERSVMKIKRIQKIRHDVIRQKTMVTDALHXCQRLKWRWAGHIARMADDRWTLRLTSWPGPAGHRKVGRPYARWSDDIVKVAGINWMQIAKDRDRWSSLEEAFTLA, from the exons ATGgggaaaaaaattgaaatattgaaaaataaaagcagTCTTAAAGGCTCATCATACTATGTGAAAGAAGACTTTCCCCCAAAAATAGTAGAACTGAGGAAGAATCTGCAGGCGCAAGTAGATAAACTTAGAGAAGAAGGTAAATACGCCATAATCAAGTACGACAAAATTGTTATCCTTGAAAAACGATACCATACCAACAAAGATCAAAGAAAACGGACTTTTTCACCATCGCCAAGGGCTACACAGAAGCATATCAATTCCACGCAATCTACCAAAAAAACCAAACATACAATGAACAGTTACTTTGCTCCAAAGAAT CAACCAGCATCGCCCCCTCTCACTCTCCCAATACGGCCGGTCCCCGAGGGAGGTACAGACCAAAACCCTCCAGAGAATGACATTTTAAGTGACTCTACGAGTAACCTTTTTTACATCGCAACATATAACGTACGAACTCTGTCAAGCAATAACCGTTTACTGGAACTTCTTGACTCTctaaaaaacactaaatacGATATAATTGGACTATCAGAAGTAAGGCGTCTCGGTAGCTCAATACATGAATTCGaagacttcattttatattacatagGTGAAACGCCAGGATTATACGGTGTagggtttataataaaaaaatatctgaaacCATGCATTGAATGCTTTATTGGTCTATCAGAAAGAGTGGCTCTAGTAAACCTAAATCTTCAAAACTTCCGAATTTCTATCATACAAGTCTATGCTCCTACGGAAACATCAAACGATGAAGTTGTAGAGCAATTTTATTGTACTATCGACAAAGCGTTAAAACTGTCGGGTAAAAACATAATAGTTATGGGAGACTTCAATGCGAAAGTAGGTCAACCTAAACCAGAAGAAAATATGATAATGAAGAATTATGGCTTCGGAGTTAGAAACAGTAGAGGCGAAAGGTTGGTTGATTTTGCTTATGAGAATAAACTGGCTATCATGAATACGTTTTTCAGGAAGAACAGCAAACAGAGGTGGACCTGGCGGTCTCCAAGTGGTAGCACCAGAAATGAATtagattatattttaactaatcTGCATAAAAACGTTACAAATATGAACGTGATAAATTTAGCTTTTCCTTCTGATCACAGGTTTGTAAGGGCTACAATAAGTCTACAAAAAATCAGAAGTCGTATAAAGTATGCCAACAACTTAAAGAGCGCGCTTGAATCGGAAGAAGAAATATTAAGTTACCGAGAAATATTCAAAACCACTATAGAATACCTTATTCACCCGCACAAAAACGATTCCGTTGAggaatattatagaaaaataactggtgtcattgaaaattgtttgaaaCAAGCAAAAAGGCCCAGCGCGCGAAAACGGAATTGCTCTGTTATATCTGATAGCACAAGAAAATTAATCCATCGCAAACATGAGCTACTTGCGATTAAGCCAAAAACACGTTCAATGAAGAATGAACTGCGAGCTCTTTTCAAACTCATAAGCAGACATATAAGAAATGACTATAAAAAACATCGATTGCATGTAattcaaaaacatttaaataccaCGGGAAGCCTCAAAAAAgctttcaaaaaattaaatgatcacAAAACATGGATTGAAGGACTTCATCGACAAGCAACGATTTTTCGAAAAAGGTCAGAAATACTCAACGCTGCAACATCTTTTTACAAAGACCTTTACAGTGAACATGCTAGGCCTCGCAAACTCGAACTAGAGGATCTGCATTATGATAAAGAGACTACTCCCGTGGACGAGTCTGAAATATTAaacgtaataaaaaagttaaaattagagAAGAGTCCAGGCCCTGACAATATTACCAACGAGGCTTTAAAAGCAGCGAGTGACTATCTTGCAACACCATTATCACAGTTATTTAACATGGTTATTAACTCTGGCGTTACACCTAAACAATGGTCGCAATCGAACATTATTCTACTATACAAGAAAGGCGATCCTAAAAATATGAGCAACTACAGGCCAATAAGTCTCCTTCCCTCtctttacaaagtttttgcATCAATATTAGAGAAAAGGATAAGCATTTCGTTGGAAAAATACCAACCAATCGAACAAGCCGGATTTAGAAAAGGTTTTTCTACTGTGGACCATATTCACTCAGTCGAGATGATAGTAGAGAAGTACCAGGAATTCCGAAAACCACTCTACATGGTCTTTATAgactataaaaaagcttttgataCCGTCTGTCACTCGTCGATATGGGAAGCTCTACAATCACAGGGTGTAGAGAGAAGATACATCAATGTTTTGAAGCATCTATACAAAGACTGTACTAGCAGAGTAAAACTGGAGCGAACTGGGCCACCCATTCCTATAAAAAGAGGCGCGAGAAAAGGCGACCCGTGCTCTCCTAGAATTTTTATAGCGGTACTCGAAATGGTGTTTCGGAAACTGAATTGGCAAAAGTTAGGACTAAATATAAATGGTAAATACCTCAGCCATCTGAGATTTGCTGACGATATAGTGTTGTTCTCAGAAAACAGCAAAGAGCTCAATCTAATGCTACAATCATTACAACTAGCAAGTAGAGACGTTGGGTTGGAACTTAATCTCAGCAAAACCAAAATCATGACAAATTCTTTTGAGTCCTCTATTTACCTTGGAAGTGAACCTATACAATATGTTGACAGCTATATCTACCTAGGAAagcaaatatcttttaaaagtcAGAGTAACGATTTAGAAGTAGACCGAAGAATTAAAGGCGGCTGGAACAAATACTGGAGcttaaaagaagttttaaaaagctgcatgccaataaaagtaaaatcaaaggtTTTGGATACATGTTTGTTGCCGTCAATCGCTTATGCTTGCCAAACCTGGAAATACACCTATcgcgtaaaaaataaaatcaaattttgtCAAAGGAGTATGGAgagaagtgtgatgaaaataaaaagaattcaaaaaatccgCCATGATGTCATACGACAAAAGACGATGGTAACAGATGCCCTTC GATGCCAAAGATTAAAATGGCGATGGGCAGGCCACATAGCTAGGATGGCTGACGACCGTTGGACATTAAGGCTGACGTCATGGCCAGGTCCTGCAGGCCATAGAAAGGTAGGCAGACCGTATGCAAGATGGTCTGACGATATCGTTAAAGTTGCCGGCATAAACTGGATGCAAATAGCCAAGGATAGAGACCGGTGgtcatctctggaggaggcctttaccctcgcATGA